From a single Anaerolineales bacterium genomic region:
- a CDS encoding energy-coupling factor ABC transporter permease: MLYVPVLLHIPDGFLNVVVSVIFWIATIVTLGFAISKTNKSLGEKQIPLMGIMAAFIFAAQMINFPVAGGTSGHLLGGALAAIVLGPWAGMLVMTAVIAVQALLFQDGGLLVMGANIFNMGLVTAAIGYGLYRSVMGQSKTVKLGAVAFAAWLSVMAGALLTALQLWLSGTSQLQIVIPAMMGVHALIGVGEALITVFALAFIMQTRPDLLGEGSESAKGSRNWIWVGGIVALLVVLISPFASGDPDGLERVAEDLGFIGTGLDAPYSIIPDYTIPFLGETALSTILAGVVGIIVVAVIMILIGRGMKAKS, encoded by the coding sequence ATGTTATATGTACCAGTCCTGCTTCACATCCCGGATGGGTTTCTGAATGTGGTCGTTTCCGTGATTTTCTGGATCGCCACCATTGTCACACTTGGATTCGCCATTTCCAAAACGAACAAATCGCTCGGTGAAAAACAAATCCCGCTGATGGGTATCATGGCGGCGTTCATCTTCGCCGCGCAGATGATCAACTTCCCGGTGGCGGGCGGCACTTCCGGTCACCTGTTGGGCGGCGCGCTTGCCGCCATCGTGCTTGGTCCGTGGGCGGGAATGCTCGTGATGACCGCTGTGATTGCTGTGCAGGCGCTGCTCTTCCAGGACGGCGGTTTGCTCGTGATGGGCGCGAACATCTTCAACATGGGACTTGTCACCGCCGCCATCGGGTATGGATTGTATCGTTCGGTCATGGGGCAATCCAAAACAGTGAAACTCGGCGCGGTTGCCTTTGCTGCGTGGCTTTCGGTGATGGCAGGTGCGCTTCTGACCGCCCTGCAACTCTGGCTGAGCGGCACGTCGCAATTGCAGATTGTGATCCCTGCCATGATGGGTGTTCACGCCTTGATCGGCGTCGGCGAAGCGTTGATCACGGTCTTTGCGCTGGCGTTTATCATGCAGACCCGTCCCGACCTGCTCGGCGAAGGGTCCGAATCCGCGAAGGGAAGCCGCAACTGGATCTGGGTCGGCGGGATCGTCGCCCTGCTGGTCGTGTTGATCTCACCGTTCGCCTCTGGCGACCCCGACGGCTTGGAACGTGTCGCTGAAGATTTGGGCTTCATTGGAACCGGTCTCGACGCGCCCTATTCCATCATCCCGGATTACACCATTCCCTTCCTCGGCGAGACCGCGCTCTCGACCATCCTTGCCGGTGTGGTGGGGATCATTGTCGTGGCGGTCATTATGATCCTGATCGGGCGCGGGATGAAGGCGAAATCGTAA
- a CDS encoding Fur family transcriptional regulator has protein sequence MSCADSYAPQLRARGYRMTPQRLAILHVLHHSGGHLSPTDVYERARTELPSLTESTVYRTLEFLAKNGLARAARMFGGRLVYEIAGHEHHHLKCRNCGNEMEVEHALLEELYRQLELESGYRLTDSHLTFFGLCPNCQKGE, from the coding sequence ATGTCCTGTGCTGATTCCTACGCTCCTCAACTCCGCGCCCGCGGATATCGTATGACGCCTCAGCGGCTCGCCATTCTGCATGTTCTCCATCACTCCGGGGGGCATCTCTCCCCGACGGATGTATATGAACGTGCGCGCACGGAACTGCCTAGCCTGACCGAATCCACGGTGTATCGCACGCTGGAATTCCTTGCGAAGAATGGCTTGGCGCGCGCCGCTCGCATGTTTGGCGGACGTCTCGTCTATGAGATCGCAGGGCATGAGCATCATCACCTGAAATGCCGAAACTGTGGGAATGAAATGGAGGTGGAACACGCCTTACTGGAGGAACTTTACCGCCAACTTGAATTGGAGAGCGGTTATCGGTTGACGGATAGTCATCTTACGTTTTTCGGTCTTTGTCCAAACTGTCAAAAAGGAGAATAG